The following proteins are co-located in the Ailuropoda melanoleuca isolate Jingjing chromosome 13, ASM200744v2, whole genome shotgun sequence genome:
- the CNP gene encoding 2',3'-cyclic-nucleotide 3'-phosphodiesterase isoform X1, which translates to MNRSFSRKSHTFLPKIFFRKMSSSGAKDKPELQFPFLQDEETVAALQECKTLFLLRGLPGSGKSTLARAIVDRYRDGTKMVSADAYKITPGGRGDFSEEYKRLDDELAAYCRRDVRVLVLDDTNHERERLEQLFDLADQYQYQVVLVEPKTAWRLDCAQLKEKNQWQLSADELKKLKPGLEKDFLPLYFGWFLTKKSSESLRKAGQAFLEELGNHKAFKKELRHFVSGDEPREKIELVTYFGKRPPGVLHCTTKFCDYGKAAGADEYAQQDVVKKSYCKAFTLTITALFVTPKTTGARVQLSEQELPLWPNDVDKLSPSDSLPRGSRAHITLGCAGDVEPVQTGIDLLEIVRQEKGGSRGEEVGELHRGKLYSLGNGRWLLSLAKKLEVRAVFTGYYGKGKPVPAHGSRKGGALQSCTII; encoded by the exons ATG AACAGAAGCTTCTCCCGAAAGAGCCACACGTTCCTGCCCAAGATCTTCTTCCGCAAGATGTCGTCGTCAGGGGCCAAGGACAAGCCTGAGCTGCAGTTTCCTTTCCTGCAGGACGAGGAGACCGTGGCCGCGCTGCAGGAGTGCAAGACGCTCTTCCTCCTGCGCGGCCTGCCGGGCAGCGGCAAGTCCACCCTGGCGCGCGCCATCGTGGACAGGTACCGCGACGGCACGAAGATGGTGTCGGCCGACGCCTACAAGATCACCCCCGGGGGCCGCGGAGACTTCTCAGAGGAGTACAAGCGGCTGGACGACGAGCTGGCCGCCTACTGCCGGCGGGACGTGCGCGTCCTGGTGCTGGACGACACCAACCACGAGCGGGAGCGGCTGGAGCAGCTCTTCGACCTGGCCGACCAGTACCAGTACCAGGTGGTGCTGGTGGAGCCCAAGACGGCGTGGCGGCTGGACTGCGCCCAGCTCAAGGAGAAGAACCAGTGGCAGCTGTCGGCCGACGAGCTCAAGAAGCTGAAGCCGGGGCTGGAGAAGGACTTCCTGCCGCTCTACTTCGGCTGGTTCCTGACCAAGAAGAGCTCCGAGAGCCTCCGCAAAGCCGGCCaggccttcctggaggagctGGGCAACCACAAGGCCTTCAAGAAGGAGCTGCGACACt TTGTCTCTGGGGATGAGCCCAGGGAGAAGATTGAACTGGTCACCTACTTTGGGAAGAGACCCCCAGGCGTGCTGCACTGCACAACCAAGTTCTGTGACTACGGGAAGGCCGCGGGGGCAGACGAGTACGCCCAGCAGGAT GTGGTGAAGAAGTCTTACTGCAAGGCCTTCACGCTGACCATCACTGCCCTCTTCGTGACGCCCAAGACTACGGGAGCGCGGGTGCAGCTGAGCGAGCAGGAGCTGCCGTTGTGGCCCAATGACGTGGACAAGCTGTCCCCCTCCGACAGCCTGCCCCGGGGCAGCCGCGCCCACATCACCCTCGGCTGCGCGGGTGACGTGGAGCCCGTGCAGACGGGCATTGACCTCCTGGAGATTGTGCGGCAGGAGAAGGGGGGCAGCCGAGGCGAGGAGGTGGGTGAGCTACACCGGGGCAAACTCTACTCCTTGGGCAACGGGCGCTGGCTGCTGAGCCTGGCCAAGAAGCTGGAGGTCAGGGCCGTCTTCACGGGATACTACGGGAAGGGCAAACCTGTGCCCGCGCACGGCAGCCGCAAGGGGGGCGCCTTGCAGTCCTGCACCATCATCTGA
- the CNP gene encoding 2',3'-cyclic-nucleotide 3'-phosphodiesterase isoform X2, protein MSSSGAKDKPELQFPFLQDEETVAALQECKTLFLLRGLPGSGKSTLARAIVDRYRDGTKMVSADAYKITPGGRGDFSEEYKRLDDELAAYCRRDVRVLVLDDTNHERERLEQLFDLADQYQYQVVLVEPKTAWRLDCAQLKEKNQWQLSADELKKLKPGLEKDFLPLYFGWFLTKKSSESLRKAGQAFLEELGNHKAFKKELRHFVSGDEPREKIELVTYFGKRPPGVLHCTTKFCDYGKAAGADEYAQQDVVKKSYCKAFTLTITALFVTPKTTGARVQLSEQELPLWPNDVDKLSPSDSLPRGSRAHITLGCAGDVEPVQTGIDLLEIVRQEKGGSRGEEVGELHRGKLYSLGNGRWLLSLAKKLEVRAVFTGYYGKGKPVPAHGSRKGGALQSCTII, encoded by the exons ATGTCGTCGTCAGGGGCCAAGGACAAGCCTGAGCTGCAGTTTCCTTTCCTGCAGGACGAGGAGACCGTGGCCGCGCTGCAGGAGTGCAAGACGCTCTTCCTCCTGCGCGGCCTGCCGGGCAGCGGCAAGTCCACCCTGGCGCGCGCCATCGTGGACAGGTACCGCGACGGCACGAAGATGGTGTCGGCCGACGCCTACAAGATCACCCCCGGGGGCCGCGGAGACTTCTCAGAGGAGTACAAGCGGCTGGACGACGAGCTGGCCGCCTACTGCCGGCGGGACGTGCGCGTCCTGGTGCTGGACGACACCAACCACGAGCGGGAGCGGCTGGAGCAGCTCTTCGACCTGGCCGACCAGTACCAGTACCAGGTGGTGCTGGTGGAGCCCAAGACGGCGTGGCGGCTGGACTGCGCCCAGCTCAAGGAGAAGAACCAGTGGCAGCTGTCGGCCGACGAGCTCAAGAAGCTGAAGCCGGGGCTGGAGAAGGACTTCCTGCCGCTCTACTTCGGCTGGTTCCTGACCAAGAAGAGCTCCGAGAGCCTCCGCAAAGCCGGCCaggccttcctggaggagctGGGCAACCACAAGGCCTTCAAGAAGGAGCTGCGACACt TTGTCTCTGGGGATGAGCCCAGGGAGAAGATTGAACTGGTCACCTACTTTGGGAAGAGACCCCCAGGCGTGCTGCACTGCACAACCAAGTTCTGTGACTACGGGAAGGCCGCGGGGGCAGACGAGTACGCCCAGCAGGAT GTGGTGAAGAAGTCTTACTGCAAGGCCTTCACGCTGACCATCACTGCCCTCTTCGTGACGCCCAAGACTACGGGAGCGCGGGTGCAGCTGAGCGAGCAGGAGCTGCCGTTGTGGCCCAATGACGTGGACAAGCTGTCCCCCTCCGACAGCCTGCCCCGGGGCAGCCGCGCCCACATCACCCTCGGCTGCGCGGGTGACGTGGAGCCCGTGCAGACGGGCATTGACCTCCTGGAGATTGTGCGGCAGGAGAAGGGGGGCAGCCGAGGCGAGGAGGTGGGTGAGCTACACCGGGGCAAACTCTACTCCTTGGGCAACGGGCGCTGGCTGCTGAGCCTGGCCAAGAAGCTGGAGGTCAGGGCCGTCTTCACGGGATACTACGGGAAGGGCAAACCTGTGCCCGCGCACGGCAGCCGCAAGGGGGGCGCCTTGCAGTCCTGCACCATCATCTGA